The stretch of DNA CAGCTGTCCTATACACCTGTACTTAAACTAAAAAAGGACTCCAAACTCAATCAGAGCTTATAAATGAAAAGGCCAAACTTGAGGGGCGGGGTTTATCCCCGCCCGTATATTTCTAGTCTTTCATATGTCAATAAAGGCCAAGACGACTATGAACGCGCTTATAAACAACGGGTCATATTAATTTAAAAAAACGTGCAAATTCGATGTGTTTCATACTGGTAAATTCTGAAACAGGAAAAACAGTTTCTTAGAAGCGTTAAGCCACGAGGCAGTCCCAGGGTTTTTAATCAGGACAGTTGTTTTAAGAACTACTTAACCCCGGACCGATTCTTACAAACAGTCCCGCCGGTCTGCCCCGTAATAATCCTCGTTCCAGGAGGCGGCATACTCACCTTTCCTTAAGGCGTGGACAAGCTCTTCTTCGGTCCTGACGGCGTCGGGAAATTGGGTGTAGGCCCGGCCCAGGACCAGCAGGCCGTGGGCGTCCGAGCCTCCGATGCCGTTGATGCCCAGGCGTTCGGCGGCCTCGGCGGCCATGCGGTTCTCCTCAAAGGACGCGCTTCCATTCATCACTTCCAGAGCCATGAGTCCCTTGAGGTCCAGGACCCGCTCGCCCGGGCGTCGGCCCAGGATGTCCTTCTGAAAGGGATGGGCCGGGATGGCAATGCCGCCCCGCTCATGCACCCAGTCCACGGCCTTCTGCATCGGGAACTTCGGAGGCAGGTCCCCCTTCCCGGCCTTTACCCCGTAAATCAGGAGATGCCCTTCGGCCGCATTATATTCCATGCCGCGAAAGATGGGGAACCCGGCCCGGCGGGAAATCGCCTTGAAAGGCGCGCTCAGGGAGTATGAGTTATGTTCTGTCACGCAGACCGCGTCCAGCCCCACTTCTCGCGAGCGGGCGGCCAGTTCCTCCGGCTCTATCGAGGAATCTCCTCCTAAGACTGTGTGAACGTGAAGATCTACCTTGAACATCATGCACCTGCTGAGGCATACTAATGGAAATGAAGCTGAGAAACAAGTATACTCACACGGTTTGAAGAAAGGCGGATGCTTATGAGTCCTGAAAAACGACAGCAGTTGGACCGGATGTTCAACCCCCGGGGCGTGGCCGTATTTGGAGGCGTGAGCCGAGCCGGGGCCTTTGCGCAGTCAATCATTTTGAGT from Deltaproteobacteria bacterium encodes:
- a CDS encoding PHP domain-containing protein, yielding MMFKVDLHVHTVLGGDSSIEPEELAARSREVGLDAVCVTEHNSYSLSAPFKAISRRAGFPIFRGMEYNAAEGHLLIYGVKAGKGDLPPKFPMQKAVDWVHERGGIAIPAHPFQKDILGRRPGERVLDLKGLMALEVMNGSASFEENRMAAEAAERLGINGIGGSDAHGLLVLGRAYTQFPDAVRTEEELVHALRKGEYAASWNEDYYGADRRDCL